In a single window of the Arachis hypogaea cultivar Tifrunner chromosome 6, arahy.Tifrunner.gnm2.J5K5, whole genome shotgun sequence genome:
- the LOC112805850 gene encoding vacuolar-processing enzyme-like, whose translation MLDCRVTNLFHPLSNEDGEEGKKWAVLVAGSKGYFNYRHQADICHAYQIMKNGGLKDENIIVFMYDDIANNELNPRPGVIINHPNGSDVYKGVPKDYTGNYTTAENLYAVISGNRSAITGGSGKVVDSGPNDTIFIFYADHGGPGIVSMPVGDDVVAYDFIDVLKRKHAANAYKKMVIYLEACESGSMFEGILPENINIYVTTASNANESSWGCYCPGDPTYPPPPQFLTCLGDSYSVLWMEDSDESDRTKETLQQQYETVREKTLSWAGKGSHVMQYGNKNFTNDYLVTYIGATGVSETSNAYSSSIPTLLVNQRDALLLYLTHKLENAPDGSSEKVEAQKMLVNEIAEREHVDNVVKKIGDLLFGEDNSATLMASFRPSGQPLVDDWDCFKNYIKIYERYCGTLSTYGKKYTRVFANMCNAGISEDKMVAASSQACP comes from the exons ATGCTAGATTGTCGTGTCACTAATTTATTCCATCCTCTGAGTAACGAAGatggagaagaaggaaagaaatgggcTGTGCTTGTTGCTGGTTCTAAGGGCTATTTTAATTATAGGCACCAAGCTGATATTTGCCATGCGTACCAAATAATGAAGAATGGAGGCCTTAAAGATGAAAATATCATTGTTTTCATGTATGATGACATCGCTAATAATGAACTAAACCCAAGGCCTGGTGTTATAATCAATCATCCCAATGGTTCAGATGTTTATAAAGGTGTCCCCAAG GATTATACTGGAAATTACACAACTGCGGAAAACTTATATGCGGTGATTAGCGGTAACCGGAGTGCAATTACAGGGGGCAGTGGTAAGGTGGTGGATAGTGGTCCGAACGAcaccatttttattttctatgctgACCATGGTGGACCAGGAATTGTCA GTATGCCAGTTGGGGACGATGTTGTGGCCTATGATTTTATAGATGTTTTGAAAAGGAAACATGCTGCTAATGCCTACAAAAAGATG GTAATATACTTGGAAGCATGCGAATCTGGGAGCATGTTCGAAGGGATTCTTCCAGAAAACATAAACATATACGTAACCACCGCTTCCAATGCAAATGAGAGCAGCTGGGGTTGTTACTGCCCTGGAGATCCCAcctatcctcctcctcctcagttTCTAACTTGCCTGGGAGATTCCTATAGCGTTTTATGGATGGAGGACAG CGACGAAAGCGATAGGACCAAAGAAACTTTACAACAACAATATGAAACC GTTCGTGAGAAAACATTATCTTGGGCAGGAAAAGGTTCTCATGTGATGCAATATGGAAACAAGAACTTCACAAATGATTATCTAGTTACCTATATTGGTGCCACCGGCGTGAGTGAGACTTCAAATGCATATTCCTCTTCTATCCCAACACTACTTGTCAACCAACGAGATGCACTTTTACTCTATCTTACCCACAAG TTGGAAAATGCTCCGGATGGATCTAGTGAGAAGGTGGAAGCTCAAAAAATGTTAGTAAATGAAATAGCTGAGAGAGAGCATGTAGACAATGTTGTGAAGAAGATTGGAGATCTCTTGTTTGGTGAAGATAATAGTGCAACGTTGATGGCAAGTTTTCGTCCATCAGGCCAACCTCTTGTAGATGATTGGGACTGTTTTAAGAATTAT ATAAAAATTTATGAAAGGTATTGCGGTACCTTGTCAACATATGGAAAGAAATACACAAGAGTTTTTGCTAACATGTGCAATGCTGGTATTTCCGAAGATAAAATGGTTGCAGCTTCTTCTCAAGCTTGTCCCTAG